In a single window of the Heliangelus exortis chromosome 1, bHelExo1.hap1, whole genome shotgun sequence genome:
- the LOC139791777 gene encoding serine-protein kinase ATM-like yields the protein MSLALHELLICCRRLENEKAGERRKEVENFKRLLCDSETVNQLDRNSDSKQGKQLNWDAVFSVLQKYFQKEMKNLQLTKPNASASTQTARQKKIHEVGSLVKYFIILFSVLQKHSCILTNYRYFSKALKAKKQTT from the exons ATGAGTCTTGCATTACACGAACTTCTCATTTGTTGTCGTCGCCTTGAAAATGAGAAAGCTGGAGAGCGCAGG AAAGAAGTTGAAAATTTCAAGCGACTTCTCTGTGATTCTGAAACAGTTAATCAGCTGGACCGGAATTCTGATTCTAAACAAGGAAAGCAGCTCAACTGGGATGCTGTGTTTAG tgtctTGCAGAAGTAtttccagaaagaaatgaaaaacctGCAGCTGACAAAACCAAATGCATCTGCTTCAACCCAAACTGCCAGACAGAAAAAGATCCATGAAGTTGGAAGCTTGGTCAAATATTTCATCATTTTGTTTTCCGTCCTCCAAAAACATTCCTGTATTCTGACGAATTATAGGTATTTTAGCAAAGCCCTCAAGGCAAAAAAACAGACTACATAG
- the LOC139791778 gene encoding protein NPAT-like → MTYSHSTSCEEQQRPFDLTLTSSLFETQEKLSERDKLEITPRICCRGCNKQLKMGIHDAYGNRPGENSGPGENSAPRARSALHPPSPASSRHRGAETGARAAPAAGGPGSGCAARRVPAEGAGRGAGWRSFRAFASVAGRSGCAVGSRVSLPPSLLPLSSWLPRAMLLPSDVARLVLGYLQQEKLLATCREFILESSDLKEYAEHCTEDGFIPACLLSLCGKNLTTILNEYVAMKTKETTNEVPAMMSSLWKKLDYTLSQIRSMQNSTGFSANQRTRTRSGIVEMKRQRMLQQSAPANSGLLSVAHQSGPQNSASVVPPQVIHRPTINQSVSQARLNTLLVHHSQAQENKMNTGDFIHIQVPSSQERKLHSNLLSPGRRKSESQKRKNIVASGPLSATRNSQDPDEAITEKESEPLEEFIDGNFPKLSLEDKFIVLYLN, encoded by the exons ATGACCTATTCCCACAGCACCAGCTGTGAAGAACAGCAGAGACCCTTTGACTTGACTCTGACTTCCTCCCTTTTT GAGACCCAAGAGAAACTGTCCGAAAGAGACAAGTTAGAAATAACTCCACGCATATGCTGCCGAGGCTGCAACAAGCAATTGAAAATGGGCATTCATGATGCATA CGGGAACCGGCCCGGGGAGAACAGCGGCCCGGGGGAGAACAGCGCCCCGCGGGCACGGAGCGCTCTCCACCCTCCTTCCCCCGCCTCCTCCCGGCACCGCGGAGCGGAGACGGGCGCACGTGCAGCGCCGGCTGCGGGCGGCCCTGGAAGCGGATGCGCGGCCAGGCGGGTTCCGGCGGAAGGGGCCGGGCGCGGCGCTGGCTGGCGGAGTTTCCGCGCCTTCGCCTCGGTGGCGGGGCGGTCGGGCTGCGCCGTCGGGAGCCGCGTTTcgctgcctccctccctcctccctctttcctcctggctgcctcGGGCCATGCTGCTGCCGTCCGACGTGGCCCGGCTAGTGCTGG ggTATTTACAACAGGAAAAACTTCTAGCTACCTGCCGtgaatttattttggaaagctCAGATTTGAAAGAATATGCAGAGCACTGTACAGAGGATGGGTTTATTCCAGCCTGCTTGCTG tccctgTGTGGAAAAAACTTGACAACTATTCTTAATGAATATGTAGCCATGAAAACAAAAG AAACAACAAATGAAGTTCCTGCAATGATGTCAtctctgtggaaaaaattaGACTATACGCTTTCTCAGATCAG gagCATGCAGAATTCCACAGGATTTTCTGCCAATCAAAGGA CACGTACAAGAAGTGGAATTGTAGaaatgaaaagacaaagaatGCTTCAGCAATCAGCTCCTGCAAACTCAGGATTGTTGTCAGTTGCCCATCAATCTGGGCCACAGAATTCTGCTTCTGTTGTACCTCCTCAGGTTATTCACAGGCCAACAATAAATCAAAGTGTGTCACAGGCAAGACTGAATACACTGTTGGTGCACCACTCACAAGCCCAAGAAAACAAGATGAACA CAGGAGATTTCATACACATTCAAGTTCCATCATCACAAGAGCGAAAGCTTCATTCAAATTTACTTTCCCCAGGAAGAcggaaaag TGAAtctcagaagaggaaaaacattgTAGCTTCTGGACCTCTTTCAGCAACTAGAAATTCTCAAGACCCTGATGAAgcaataacagaaaaagaaagtgaacCACTTGAAGAATTCATAGATGGTAACTTCCCA AAACTAAGTTTAGAAGATAAATTTATTGTTTTGTATTTGAACTAG